The sequence below is a genomic window from bacterium 336/3.
CCTGCAATTTATTTCTTTTTACCTTTTAAATCTGTATTTTTTGTGTTTTTATAAGGGTAAGAGTTGTTATTTCTATCTACATCTGCCATTCTTTCTGTTGGGTCTATTTCTATTTTACTGATTTCTTTTACATCAGAACTGATTTTGAGAACATATTCAGGATAAACCCAAACCCAATCTTCCATGAGAGTGGTAGTAGCTCCACTCATTTCTTCTTTTTTCTCACCACGCATAATGTCTAATGGAATATAGTAACGTTCTTTCTTGCCACTTTTATACGTTACAACTAAATCTATGGGCATTGGCATATCTCCTTTACGTTCTAAAACTACATTAGTTTCATTATTTTCTGAGCTAACAGCCTTAATTCCATAATCAATAGTTTTAGATGTATAAACCCAATATTCTTTATACCAATCTAATTCCAAACCAGATACTTTTTCCATGATTCTGATAAAATCATTAGCATTGGGGTGTTTGAACTTCCAAGTTTCAAAATATTCTTTCATGCCTTTTTCAAAAGCATCTTTTCCTATCACATAACTTAACTGATACAAAAATGTAGAACCAATAGAATAACTACTGATACTGTATGCTCTATTTGTTCTATAATGGTCTGCATGTGTACTCAAAGGTTCATTCTGACCAGCTTTTACCAAAGCAAAATAATTTCTATAACTATCTACATGAGGATTGTCAGCATTTACATTGAAAATTTGATTCATTACAATATCTTCTGCAAATGTTGTAAATCCTTCATCCATCCAAGAATATAAACTTTCATTTGTACCCAAAACGCCATAATACCAGTTGTGTATAGATTCATGTACTGAAACCCCTACCAAGCCTTCTAATTCTCTATGTTTTCCTAAAATGAGTGTAGCCATAGGATACTCCATACCACCATCACCACCTTGTATAAATGAAAACTGTTCATAAGGATATTTCCCAAAACGTTCATTCATGATTTTGAATGATTTCACCATATAATCAGGCAATTGTTTCCATTTTTCTTCTACTTGGCGTTCTTTTTTGTAGAAAAAGTGCATTTCAGGTAAATCTGCTTCTTTACGAATGGTATGAGCAAAATCAGGGTCAGCAGCCCACATAAAATCATGGACATTGGGAGCTTTAAAATGCCAAGTAAGCTTATTTGAATTAGGTCTCTTTACAGCTTTTCCTTTTGTATCATAACCTTTGCCAATTTCTTGAGCATTTTGTAAATAGCCAGTCCCACCAACCATATAAGTAGAATCAATAGTGATTTTTACATCAAAATCACCCCAAATACCATAAAATTCTCTACCAACATAAGGATTAGCATGCCATCCCTGATAATCATATTCTGCCATTTTGGGATACCACTGAGCCATAGAATAACGAACTCCTTCAGCATTATCTCTTCCAGAACGTCTAATCTGGATAGGAACTTGTCCTTCAAATTCCATTTCAAAAGTTACTTGCGATTTGGGAGCAATAGGTTTTGCTAATGTAACTTCTAGAATTGTTCCTTCAATGGCATATTTTAAAGGTGTACCATCTTGTTTTAAAGAAAATATCTTCTGATAACCTATTTCATTATCTTTCAATTTAGAAATCCTATCACGTACACGCCCATCAGGGTCAGCAATGGTACGAGAACGCACATCCATAGCACTATTGGGCTGAAAGGCATTGAAGTACAAATGATAAAAAACTTTATCTAATGTTTCAGAAGAGTTGTTGAAATACACCAATTTCTGTTTCCCTTTGAAACGATTGGTTTGGACATCCATATCAATATCCATGGTGTATTGAACACGCTGTTGCCAACGGTCAGCTTGAGCAAAAGCCCCAAATGCTAACAAAAAAGCAAATTTTACTAAAAAATATCTGTTTTTATTCATTATGAGTGTAAATGATTGATGAATACGCAAAAAATAACGCAACAAAAGTAGAAAAAATTTTATGATTGTTATATAAAGCAAAATGTTTTATCAGTACAAATATTCCCAAGCACTTTGATAGGCATCTATTCTTTCAACATACTCTAAAAAATTTTTGAAAAAAGGATGACTTGCAAGTGTTGCAGAATCTCCAATAACAACTAATTTCTTTTTAGCTCTTGTAAGAGCCACATTGAGCCTTCGAGTATCAGCTAAGAAACCAATCTCATTCTTATCATTGCTTCTTACCAAACTAATAAAAACAGCTTCACTTTCTTGTCCCTGAAAGCTATCAACTGTTCCTACTCTTACATTTTCTGAATTTTCCAAAAGACTTTTTAAATAATTTACCTGAGCTTTGTAAGGACTAATGACAGCAATAGGAATAGAAAACCTACTTTTAAAATCATCCAAAATTTTGATGAGCAAATTTGCCTCTTCAGGATTTGATATACTTAGATTATCACCTTGTTTTTCTTCAAATCCACAACCAGCAGTATCTATAAATACAAAGGGGCGTTCTTGCTCGCTTAAAACAGTGTTTTTTACAGAATCATGAGCTATTAAATCATTATGGTAAAATTGTTCATTAGAGAAGCCCATAATATCTTCATGCATTCTGTATTGCACTTTAAGCATTACCGAAGTTTCTGGCTGTTTGTTAATCAAACGCTCCAACAAGGTCTTGCTTAACCCCATCTTTTCGGCTTCATACGATTTTACAGTAGGAGGGAGTTGACAGTGGTCACCAGCCAAAACTACCCTTTGGGCTTTACTAATAGGAATCCAAATAGCTGGGTCTAATGCCTGTGAAGCTTCATCAATAAAAACTGTATGATATTTTTTCTTGAAAACATAATGATGATTGGCACCTATTAAAGTTGTTGCAATTACTTGAGCATTATCCAAAATACTATCTGTAATGAAATTTTCTAATTTTTCAGCTTCTTGTGATGCACTTTTAGCTTCTTGAATTAGTAATTTACGTTGTTCTCGCTCACTTGCTCCAAAATTTCTTTTATATTTTTTACTCAAACTCCAATACTCATCTGCTTGTTTTCTAAGGGCTTTAATTTGTTTATACTGTGAATGACCAATTACTTTGTAATCTAAAGTGTTATTAACTACATTTTCACTTACTCTAATAGGATTACCAATACGTACAACTTGAACATTTTTTTGAACAAGTTTTTCCACAATCCAATCCAAAGCCAAATTACTGGCTGTGCATACCAACACTTGCTTTTCTGTTTTAAGTGTAAATGAAATAATTTCTGCAAGGGTAGTAGTTTTTCCTGTACCGGGTGGCCCATGAATAATAGCTATATCTTGGGCATTAACTGTCTTTTCAAGAGCCTCAATTTGAGAAAAGTTGAGTTGTGGATTTTGATAAAAATTTTGTTTTTGAATAAAATGGGCTTGCTTTTCACCAAGAAAAATCTCTCTCAATTCAGCCAAACGATTGTTCTCTGCAACAAGTACATTTTGGAGGATTTTATCCATTTCTTGATAGGTAGTTTCATCAAATAGAATATCAATACCCAATTTTCCTTCATCAAACCAATCAGGAAGTTCATCAACAGGTAGTACAATGGTCATGATATTTTGTCTTATTTTTTGAATAGTGCCCTGTATTCTATCTTTTTGAGCATTTTCTTGATTGGAAAATACAGAAACAGGCATTCCAGCCTGAAACTGATGTGGCTCATGGATGAGTTGTGTTCTTTCTACTTGAATTCTAATTTTATCAAAAACAAAGTCAGTTTCCAATAAGTTAATAGGATACCATGTAGTGCCTTGCAATTTACGTTCTTGTAAAGGTGTTTTGAGCATTTGCTCAGTATATAGTTGTAAATCTGTTTGCTTTTCTACTTGGAGGGCTTTAACTTGCTGGGCTAAAATTTCTTTTGAGGACATAATGGAGTATTTATAAAACTAGGATAACAATTAACAAAACAAATATGAATTTAATCATCGC
It includes:
- a CDS encoding peptidase M1 — protein: MNKNRYFLVKFAFLLAFGAFAQADRWQQRVQYTMDIDMDVQTNRFKGKQKLVYFNNSSETLDKVFYHLYFNAFQPNSAMDVRSRTIADPDGRVRDRISKLKDNEIGYQKIFSLKQDGTPLKYAIEGTILEVTLAKPIAPKSQVTFEMEFEGQVPIQIRRSGRDNAEGVRYSMAQWYPKMAEYDYQGWHANPYVGREFYGIWGDFDVKITIDSTYMVGGTGYLQNAQEIGKGYDTKGKAVKRPNSNKLTWHFKAPNVHDFMWAADPDFAHTIRKEADLPEMHFFYKKERQVEEKWKQLPDYMVKSFKIMNERFGKYPYEQFSFIQGGDGGMEYPMATLILGKHRELEGLVGVSVHESIHNWYYGVLGTNESLYSWMDEGFTTFAEDIVMNQIFNVNADNPHVDSYRNYFALVKAGQNEPLSTHADHYRTNRAYSISSYSIGSTFLYQLSYVIGKDAFEKGMKEYFETWKFKHPNANDFIRIMEKVSGLELDWYKEYWVYTSKTIDYGIKAVSSENNETNVVLERKGDMPMPIDLVVTYKSGKKERYYIPLDIMRGEKKEEMSGATTTLMEDWVWVYPEYVLKISSDVKEISKIEIDPTERMADVDRNNNSYPYKNTKNTDLKGKKK